The Oscillatoria sp. FACHB-1407 genome includes a window with the following:
- a CDS encoding MerR family transcriptional regulator: MKTLQQLAQRDSSWSLEELVQVANELLPQFLPEEKAHTRVREDVTPRLVRHYTSQGMLDEPFKEGREARYIYRHLLQVLLVRRLLTEGYGASVIDTLARSKSNSELEALLQGGVQLTVAPANPALAFLQQVQKRQSDVAPSISKLQSPSELASLSSAQSPLAPSSTTQWIRQEILPGLELHVRSDFVLPSTSQEQQNLLQRILQTLTKISTFKRRSSKP, translated from the coding sequence ATGAAAACGTTGCAACAGTTAGCCCAACGGGATTCCAGTTGGTCTTTGGAGGAGTTAGTGCAGGTCGCAAACGAGCTACTGCCCCAATTTCTGCCAGAGGAAAAAGCGCATACCAGGGTGCGGGAGGACGTTACTCCCAGGCTTGTCAGGCACTACACCAGCCAGGGAATGCTCGATGAGCCGTTTAAAGAAGGACGGGAAGCCCGATATATCTACCGCCATTTGCTACAAGTGTTGTTGGTACGGCGACTTCTCACCGAAGGCTATGGAGCCAGTGTGATTGATACGCTTGCTCGTTCAAAAAGTAATTCAGAATTGGAGGCACTACTACAAGGAGGAGTTCAGCTCACCGTTGCTCCGGCAAATCCAGCCCTGGCATTTCTGCAACAAGTCCAAAAAAGACAATCCGATGTCGCTCCGTCAATCTCTAAACTTCAGTCACCTTCAGAACTCGCCTCCTTATCCTCCGCTCAATCACCGCTCGCTCCATCCTCAACAACCCAGTGGATTCGTCAGGAAATTTTGCCCGGATTAGAACTTCACGTTCGTAGTGACTTTGTTTTGCCTTCGACTTCTCAGGAGCAGCAAAATTTGCTGCAACGAATACTTCAAACCCTCACTAAAATTTCAACTTTCAAGAGGAGGTCCTCCAAGCCATGA
- the psbA gene encoding photosystem II q(b) protein, giving the protein MTTTSQRRESVRADLPVRVNVWEQFCNWVTSTENRLYVGWFGVLMIPTLLSATVCFVLAFIAAPPVDIDGIREPVAGSLLYGNNIITGAVVPSSNAIGLHFYPIWEAASLDEWLYNGGPYQLVVLHFLIGIFAYMGREWELSYRLGMRPWICVAYSAPVAAATAVFLIYPIGQGSFSDGMPLGISGTFNFMFVFQAEHNILMHPFHMLGVAGVFGGALFSAMHGSLVTSSLVRETTEIESQNNGYKFGQEEETYNIVAAHGYFGRLVGRTNEIILGVNANSRTLHFFLGAWPVVGIWFTSLGISTMAFNLNGFNFNQSVLDSQGRVINTWADILNRANLGMEVMHERNAHNFPLDLAAGEAIPVALKAPSLVS; this is encoded by the coding sequence GCGCGTCAATGTATGGGAGCAGTTTTGCAATTGGGTTACTAGCACCGAAAATCGCCTCTACGTGGGCTGGTTTGGCGTGCTGATGATCCCTACCCTGCTCTCTGCAACTGTTTGTTTTGTTCTCGCGTTTATTGCCGCCCCTCCGGTTGATATTGACGGCATCCGTGAACCCGTGGCTGGTTCGTTGCTGTATGGCAACAACATCATTACAGGTGCAGTTGTTCCGTCTTCTAACGCGATCGGGTTGCACTTTTACCCAATTTGGGAAGCCGCTTCTCTGGATGAGTGGCTCTACAATGGCGGTCCCTATCAATTAGTTGTGCTGCACTTTTTGATTGGGATCTTCGCGTACATGGGGCGCGAATGGGAGTTGAGCTACCGACTGGGAATGCGTCCCTGGATCTGTGTGGCGTATTCGGCTCCTGTTGCAGCGGCTACTGCGGTCTTTTTGATCTACCCGATCGGTCAAGGTTCCTTCTCCGATGGAATGCCGTTGGGCATCAGTGGAACGTTCAACTTTATGTTCGTGTTCCAGGCTGAACACAATATCCTGATGCATCCGTTTCACATGTTGGGTGTCGCAGGGGTGTTTGGCGGAGCCTTATTTAGCGCAATGCATGGTTCTCTGGTCACGTCTTCCCTTGTTCGGGAAACAACTGAAATTGAATCTCAGAACAACGGTTACAAGTTTGGACAAGAAGAGGAAACCTACAACATTGTGGCGGCTCACGGTTACTTCGGTCGCCTGGTTGGACGCACCAACGAAATTATTCTGGGGGTGAACGCTAATAGCCGCACCTTACACTTCTTCCTGGGTGCATGGCCTGTTGTTGGTATCTGGTTTACTTCATTGGGCATTAGCACAATGGCGTTTAACTTGAATGGGTTTAACTTTAACCAGTCAGTGTTAGACAGCCAGGGACGGGTGATCAACACCTGGGCGGATATCCTGAATCGCGCCAACCTGGGAATGGAAGTGATGCACGAGCGCAATGCTCATAATTTTCCCCTGGACTTAGCGGCAGGTGAAGCAATTCCGGTTGCGCTGAAAGCACCTTCACTGGTGAGTTAA
- a CDS encoding LuxR C-terminal-related transcriptional regulator, translating into MAHSLHPLFQAIATAPTEAALCDRFMDGVSDYFGVQRWGIYLLEDENRLASFDVVGVSDAFVERYEQIGRAVDPVLQYVLANHAPAHEELVLPTGTWKQSELYQRCCAEYDHEHIMTGPVVGSGQLIGTIHFARVGQTPAFNPHELASLGAVCSHLSACLAGLRKPASPPPNLLSHCLTPREIQIARLVAEGLTNAEIGAELWITQNSVKQALKRMFRKLGVSARTEMVAKLRDILQE; encoded by the coding sequence ATGGCTCATTCTCTACACCCTTTGTTTCAAGCGATCGCTACTGCTCCCACCGAAGCGGCATTGTGCGATCGCTTTATGGATGGCGTTAGTGACTATTTTGGGGTGCAACGGTGGGGAATTTACCTGCTAGAGGATGAGAACCGTCTAGCCAGTTTTGATGTGGTTGGGGTCTCTGACGCTTTTGTGGAGCGATATGAGCAAATTGGCAGAGCCGTTGACCCCGTATTGCAGTATGTTCTGGCGAATCACGCTCCAGCCCATGAGGAGTTAGTGTTACCGACGGGGACGTGGAAACAGAGTGAACTCTATCAACGGTGTTGCGCTGAATATGACCACGAACACATCATGACAGGACCCGTTGTGGGAAGTGGTCAGTTAATTGGTACGATTCACTTTGCTCGCGTGGGACAAACACCCGCCTTTAATCCTCACGAGTTGGCAAGTTTGGGAGCCGTTTGCTCCCATCTCTCCGCCTGTCTTGCGGGGCTACGAAAACCAGCCTCACCCCCTCCAAACCTACTTTCCCATTGTCTGACGCCACGCGAGATTCAGATTGCCAGGTTGGTTGCTGAAGGACTAACCAATGCTGAGATTGGGGCAGAGCTTTGGATTACTCAGAATTCGGTGAAACAGGCGTTGAAGCGAATGTTTCGCAAGCTAGGGGTTTCCGCTCGTACAGAAATGGTCGCAAAATTGAGGGATATCCTGCAAGAATAA
- a CDS encoding glycosyltransferase — MRIAIIALGSQGDVQPYVALGKGLKAAGYDVRLLTHENFEGLATSHGLTFYPMQGNVQELIETPEMRELAEKGNFITLTLRTAKESKQVAIGWAQAGLEACRGMDLLIAGVGGLYLALAIAEKLDIPLLQAFVFPFTPTTTFPGILFPPSIDRLGGMVNWLSHQALRQIIWQGSRAGDTAARQQVLNLPAASFFGPHQSPYLHRLPTLYGFSPAVIAKPSDWRNTFVTGYWFLDAAPDWTPPPDLENFLQAGSPPVYIGFGSMGNRNPEETADLVLQALGKTGQRAILSAGWSGMRTENLPDTAFLVNSVPHAWLFPRVAAVVHHGGAGTTAAGLRAGVPTVIVPFFGDQGFWGQRVADLGVGTAPIPRKRLTVERLAEAIQTAVGDRSMGQRAASLGEKMRAENGVANAVAIIQTLENLKVA, encoded by the coding sequence ATGCGTATTGCCATCATTGCTTTGGGGAGTCAGGGAGATGTCCAACCTTACGTTGCCTTAGGGAAAGGGCTAAAAGCGGCAGGTTACGATGTCCGGTTGCTGACCCATGAGAACTTTGAGGGATTAGCCACGTCTCACGGACTGACGTTTTATCCCATGCAGGGAAATGTACAAGAACTGATTGAAACGCCAGAAATGCGCGAACTTGCCGAGAAAGGGAATTTCATTACACTCACCTTACGGACGGCAAAAGAAAGCAAACAGGTCGCCATCGGATGGGCACAGGCAGGGCTAGAAGCTTGTCGAGGTATGGATTTACTGATCGCGGGTGTGGGAGGGCTTTATCTGGCACTGGCGATCGCAGAAAAGCTAGACATTCCGCTGCTGCAAGCCTTTGTGTTTCCCTTTACGCCAACCACAACCTTTCCAGGGATTTTGTTTCCGCCATCGATCGACCGCTTGGGCGGAATGGTGAACTGGCTCTCCCATCAAGCGTTACGTCAAATCATCTGGCAAGGCTCTCGTGCTGGCGATACCGCTGCCCGTCAGCAAGTTCTCAACTTACCCGCAGCTTCGTTTTTCGGTCCTCACCAGTCCCCCTATTTGCATCGTTTACCAACCCTCTATGGGTTCAGCCCTGCTGTGATTGCGAAGCCGTCAGATTGGCGAAATACCTTTGTCACAGGCTATTGGTTTTTGGATGCTGCACCTGATTGGACTCCCCCTCCTGACCTGGAGAACTTTTTGCAAGCGGGTTCGCCTCCGGTGTACATCGGCTTTGGCAGTATGGGCAATCGCAACCCTGAGGAAACTGCCGATCTGGTGTTGCAAGCCCTTGGGAAGACGGGACAACGGGCGATTCTATCGGCTGGGTGGAGTGGAATGCGAACCGAAAACCTGCCAGACACCGCTTTTCTCGTCAATTCGGTTCCCCATGCGTGGCTATTTCCACGAGTTGCGGCAGTGGTTCATCATGGAGGAGCCGGGACAACCGCCGCAGGACTTCGGGCAGGCGTTCCGACAGTGATTGTTCCATTTTTTGGCGATCAGGGCTTTTGGGGGCAACGGGTGGCAGACCTAGGCGTAGGAACAGCCCCCATTCCCCGCAAACGGCTTACGGTGGAACGGCTAGCAGAAGCGATTCAAACAGCGGTGGGCGATCGCTCAATGGGTCAGCGGGCAGCGAGTTTAGGAGAAAAAATGAGAGCCGAAAATGGAGTTGCGAATGCAGTAGCAATCATTCAAACACTCGAAAATTTAAAGGTTGCGTAG
- a CDS encoding macro domain-containing protein — protein sequence MMPQINIIPLRAAVGLNQPTTLDLVIRITPPQAPVSTTQRPTLNIGFVIDRSGSMGSHKKIDYAREAVCYAIEQLLPSDRLSVTIFDDQVQTLIPTTLANNKASLTRLVKQVQPGGSTALHAGWVQGGIQVSQVLTAELNRVILLSDGLANVGETNPDTIATDVHGLAQRGVSTSTMGLGYDYNEDLLEAMARSGDGNYYYIASAEQLPSIFEQELQGLASTFGKSVAIAIEPQGEVVVADVLNDLDVDSKGYFKLPNLIFDSPIDLVVRLKIPALNQETELCSFRLMWTDNEQHPQETQAVLQLPVVTNHQLEAFPLNQEVQQQVALMMAARAKKEAVRLVDRGDYGAASGVLQEMSLELLSVNSPMSAPEAAALQDLDQELKKRNFSSYRKMASHQAYTRSGRRSSGHTSLFYAFDRGPQLGDIAQQDTEAIVNSTDRYLSDNGAISSAIHRAAGSELLDACRQLNGCNEGEARITPGFKLAALYVIHTVCPAWQGGNHGEEDLLAQCYRSCLELAVSQGLYSIAFPAIGTGALGFPGDRAARIAFETVSQFLLGHTAIGTVRFVCSDPKTLHYYKTEFQRIAGL from the coding sequence ATGATGCCTCAAATCAACATCATTCCCTTGCGCGCTGCTGTTGGCTTAAATCAACCGACTACCCTCGATTTGGTGATACGAATTACACCCCCACAAGCACCTGTTTCCACGACTCAGCGACCCACGCTCAATATTGGGTTTGTAATCGACCGTTCTGGCTCGATGGGCAGTCACAAAAAAATTGATTACGCAAGAGAGGCAGTTTGCTATGCAATTGAGCAACTTCTCCCCAGCGATCGCCTCAGTGTCACCATCTTTGATGATCAGGTACAGACTTTAATTCCAACCACTCTAGCCAATAACAAAGCGAGCTTGACCCGTTTGGTGAAGCAGGTACAACCCGGAGGCAGTACTGCTCTACACGCAGGTTGGGTTCAGGGGGGTATTCAGGTAAGTCAGGTTCTCACCGCTGAACTGAATCGGGTGATTCTACTGTCGGATGGCTTGGCAAATGTGGGCGAAACCAATCCAGACACGATCGCAACCGATGTGCATGGATTAGCGCAGCGGGGAGTCAGTACTTCCACAATGGGGTTGGGATATGACTATAACGAGGATTTGTTAGAAGCGATGGCTCGGAGTGGCGATGGCAACTACTACTACATTGCCTCTGCTGAGCAGTTACCCAGTATCTTTGAGCAGGAGCTTCAAGGACTGGCTTCGACGTTTGGGAAGAGTGTTGCGATCGCTATTGAACCGCAAGGAGAGGTCGTCGTTGCTGACGTTCTCAATGATCTGGATGTGGATAGCAAAGGATACTTTAAGCTCCCTAACCTGATCTTTGATAGTCCGATTGATCTCGTGGTTCGGTTGAAAATTCCTGCCTTAAATCAGGAAACGGAGCTATGCAGCTTCCGTTTGATGTGGACAGATAACGAGCAGCACCCCCAGGAAACCCAAGCCGTTCTTCAGCTTCCAGTGGTTACGAATCATCAACTTGAAGCATTTCCATTGAATCAGGAGGTGCAGCAGCAGGTCGCGTTGATGATGGCTGCACGGGCAAAGAAGGAGGCAGTGCGCCTGGTGGATCGAGGAGACTATGGAGCAGCGAGCGGAGTCCTTCAAGAGATGAGCCTGGAACTGTTGAGCGTCAACTCACCCATGTCTGCTCCAGAAGCGGCAGCCCTCCAGGACTTGGATCAGGAATTAAAGAAACGCAACTTTTCTAGCTATCGCAAGATGGCTTCCCATCAGGCTTATACCCGCAGCGGTAGACGGAGTAGTGGGCACACCAGTTTATTTTATGCCTTTGATCGGGGTCCCCAACTCGGTGATATCGCTCAACAAGATACAGAGGCGATCGTCAATTCAACCGATCGCTATCTGTCTGACAATGGTGCAATTTCCAGTGCCATTCATCGCGCAGCGGGATCTGAATTATTGGATGCCTGTCGGCAATTGAATGGGTGTAACGAAGGAGAAGCTAGAATCACCCCTGGATTCAAATTGGCTGCACTGTATGTTATCCATACCGTTTGTCCGGCGTGGCAGGGGGGTAATCACGGCGAGGAGGATCTGCTAGCACAGTGCTATCGGAGTTGCCTCGAACTCGCAGTATCCCAAGGTCTTTACTCAATCGCATTTCCAGCAATTGGGACAGGTGCGCTCGGTTTTCCGGGCGATCGCGCTGCTCGAATCGCCTTTGAAACGGTGAGCCAATTCTTGCTTGGTCATACCGCGATCGGCACTGTTCGGTTCGTTTGTTCTGACCCAAAAACACTGCACTACTACAAAACAGAATTTCAGCGGATTGCGGGCTTGTGA
- a CDS encoding GFA family protein, which yields MAKPKIYEGGCLCGNIRFVATGPALKPHTCSCRQCQQHSGSLTQMWVEFSQNQVEWTGPGGAPAKWRSSEWSSRAFCPVCGSTIGAIDDKPTLAIAVGTFDSPNRQELAPLSHSYVSKRPKWWGICDPRDASSAH from the coding sequence ATGGCAAAGCCCAAAATTTATGAGGGTGGTTGTTTGTGTGGAAATATTCGTTTTGTGGCAACTGGACCCGCGCTCAAGCCCCACACCTGCTCCTGTCGGCAATGCCAACAGCATTCGGGATCACTGACGCAAATGTGGGTCGAATTCTCGCAAAATCAGGTTGAATGGACAGGACCCGGTGGAGCACCTGCTAAGTGGCGATCGTCTGAGTGGTCAAGCCGTGCCTTTTGCCCAGTCTGCGGCAGCACAATTGGAGCGATCGACGATAAGCCAACATTGGCGATCGCGGTCGGAACATTTGATTCACCCAACCGCCAGGAACTTGCGCCGTTGTCCCATTCCTATGTTTCAAAACGTCCAAAATGGTGGGGCATTTGTGATCCGAGAGATGCTTCATCAGCCCATTAA
- a CDS encoding TetR/AcrR family transcriptional regulator, protein MARDKEETKAKILTAVGKLLAESGFRQLGVNAIAREAGVDKVLIYRYFENLPTLLKTFGQEGDYWLTVEELVGDESSIQAESLDEWMDILLVRFMQDLQQRTITQEILRWELLEGNELTQELAQVRDQMAIASLQFLSQKHPFPPDRDIPAISAILIAGIVYLVLRAKVNPTFLGLDFSSASGWQRVEAAIASLVQATVHSHEQ, encoded by the coding sequence ATGGCGCGAGACAAGGAAGAAACGAAAGCAAAAATTTTGACAGCTGTGGGCAAACTGCTGGCAGAGTCGGGATTTCGGCAGCTAGGGGTGAATGCGATCGCCCGTGAAGCAGGCGTAGATAAAGTCTTGATTTACCGATATTTTGAAAACCTACCCACTCTGTTGAAAACCTTCGGACAGGAAGGTGACTACTGGCTGACTGTTGAAGAACTGGTTGGGGATGAATCCAGCATTCAAGCAGAGTCGCTAGATGAATGGATGGACATACTGCTCGTCCGCTTTATGCAAGATCTGCAACAGCGAACGATTACCCAGGAGATTTTGCGGTGGGAACTGTTAGAAGGAAACGAGTTAACCCAAGAATTGGCTCAGGTGCGTGATCAGATGGCGATCGCTAGTTTGCAGTTTCTGAGTCAAAAGCATCCCTTTCCACCCGATAGAGATATTCCTGCTATCAGTGCGATATTGATTGCGGGAATTGTTTACTTAGTTTTGCGAGCTAAAGTGAATCCAACGTTTTTAGGACTTGATTTCAGTTCTGCATCCGGATGGCAACGAGTTGAAGCCGCAATTGCATCCCTCGTACAAGCCACAGTCCACAGTCATGAACAGTAG
- a CDS encoding TetR/AcrR family transcriptional regulator, translating into MKPSRRASIGMEKRERTRSHLIESAYRVFARKETDAVTIDDIIAEAGVSRGTFYNYFQTREDVLRAVAASLSDVMNQKIWAQYAAIADPAERMAIGLRQFLHQAMRDATWGWVIVRIGLVAAPLSETIERGLMSDLEAGIRLKRFQVESTQAAIDLVLGTALMAMRTILEGHSELHYPEQVTKLILKSLGVDSDDADAIAFKVLEPLPET; encoded by the coding sequence ATGAAGCCCTCTCGTCGAGCCTCCATTGGCATGGAAAAACGGGAACGGACGCGATCGCATCTCATCGAGTCCGCCTATCGGGTCTTTGCGCGTAAAGAAACGGATGCAGTCACCATTGACGACATCATTGCCGAGGCAGGCGTTTCCAGGGGAACGTTTTACAACTATTTCCAGACCCGTGAGGATGTATTGAGAGCCGTTGCCGCATCCTTAAGTGACGTGATGAATCAAAAGATTTGGGCACAATATGCAGCGATCGCAGACCCCGCTGAACGAATGGCGATCGGTTTGCGTCAGTTTCTCCACCAAGCCATGCGCGATGCGACGTGGGGATGGGTGATTGTTCGCATTGGCTTAGTCGCAGCCCCTTTGAGTGAAACGATCGAACGGGGTTTGATGTCGGATTTAGAAGCGGGAATACGGCTGAAGCGATTTCAGGTGGAGAGTACACAAGCGGCGATCGATCTGGTTTTAGGAACAGCACTGATGGCAATGCGCACCATTCTGGAAGGACATAGCGAACTTCACTACCCAGAACAAGTAACGAAGTTAATTCTCAAATCATTGGGGGTTGATAGCGATGACGCAGATGCGATCGCGTTCAAAGTGCTGGAGCCTCTGCCAGAAACATAA
- a CDS encoding acyl-CoA thioesterase: MQKVCFETEVYSFHIDFIGHVNNTIYVQWMEIGRTKLLEAIGMPTHKIFHQGFVPVLVQTNIMYKSPLYLGDRVQIELWLSELRNASATMQFRFVNAEGTLAAEGWQKGLFADRETMRPRRLRAEERALFLPYVHLTDAGQPENVLR, from the coding sequence ATGCAGAAGGTTTGCTTTGAGACAGAAGTTTACTCGTTTCACATTGACTTTATTGGGCATGTGAACAACACTATCTATGTGCAATGGATGGAAATTGGACGAACCAAATTGCTAGAGGCGATCGGAATGCCGACGCACAAAATTTTTCACCAGGGCTTTGTCCCCGTGTTGGTACAAACCAATATTATGTATAAATCTCCGCTTTATTTGGGCGATCGCGTTCAAATCGAGTTGTGGCTTTCTGAATTACGAAATGCGTCTGCCACTATGCAATTCCGTTTCGTCAATGCTGAGGGAACCTTAGCCGCAGAAGGATGGCAAAAAGGGTTGTTTGCCGATCGAGAAACGATGCGCCCAAGACGGTTACGGGCTGAGGAACGAGCCTTGTTTTTACCCTATGTCCACTTAACAGATGCTGGTCAACCCGAAAATGTTTTGAGATGA
- a CDS encoding DJ-1/PfpI family protein codes for MNPLQIGFLIYPGVIQLDVMGAYQVLAFPPNTQVHLIWKTLSPVVSNEGLILTPTTTLAECPPLDVICVPGGGIGQVEVVQDDEILHFLKQQSITAQYVTSVCTGSLILAAAGLLQGYQATCHWAFRDQLAMLGVEVVPHRVVIDRNRVTGAGVTSGIDFGLTLLGLLCGEQVAKMTQLMMEYTPEPPFNAGTPETAGEEVVRSLMQLGKPLLDAFQTQTQKVAARLNAPSHE; via the coding sequence ATGAATCCGCTACAAATCGGCTTTTTGATCTATCCCGGAGTCATTCAACTGGACGTGATGGGTGCTTACCAAGTTCTGGCATTTCCGCCCAATACCCAGGTTCACCTCATCTGGAAAACATTGTCTCCTGTAGTCAGCAATGAAGGCTTAATCCTGACTCCAACGACGACTCTGGCAGAGTGCCCACCGTTAGATGTAATTTGTGTCCCCGGTGGTGGCATCGGACAAGTCGAAGTGGTGCAAGATGATGAAATTCTGCACTTTTTGAAACAACAAAGTATCACCGCTCAGTATGTGACGAGTGTCTGTACAGGTTCACTGATTTTAGCGGCGGCGGGTCTACTGCAAGGCTATCAAGCTACATGTCACTGGGCATTTCGAGACCAACTGGCAATGCTTGGCGTTGAAGTTGTCCCGCACCGAGTGGTGATCGATCGCAATCGAGTTACAGGCGCAGGAGTCACTTCAGGAATTGATTTTGGGTTGACATTATTGGGGTTGCTGTGCGGAGAGCAGGTTGCAAAGATGACTCAACTGATGATGGAATATACGCCTGAACCGCCTTTTAATGCAGGCACGCCAGAAACAGCGGGTGAGGAGGTTGTGCGATCGCTCATGCAGTTGGGTAAGCCTCTTCTGGATGCCTTTCAGACTCAGACCCAGAAGGTTGCTGCTCGGTTAAACGCACCTTCTCATGAGTAA
- a CDS encoding GNAT family N-acetyltransferase: MSQQTFLKVPFVWEEPKPLVEVPSRLTFEPVKAKHSDQLVSIVACIMAFSMDASDQRRASEDNPHTAVEAFLNSARDDFSYQDDWWQFGINDNGDIVGVVLPVTFNGCAKGDLEEGTLYYMGVVPEYRGFGFAKDLLLQGTRILQEIGAWRIFCDTAVVNVRMISAFKQVGYRQYGEPWERPV; the protein is encoded by the coding sequence ATGAGTCAGCAAACCTTCCTAAAAGTACCTTTCGTGTGGGAAGAACCGAAACCCCTGGTGGAAGTCCCATCGCGTTTGACGTTTGAGCCAGTCAAAGCAAAACATAGTGATCAATTAGTGTCAATTGTTGCGTGTATCATGGCGTTTTCGATGGATGCGAGTGATCAAAGAAGAGCATCTGAGGATAATCCTCACACAGCGGTTGAAGCGTTTTTGAATTCAGCCAGGGATGACTTCTCGTATCAAGATGACTGGTGGCAGTTTGGAATTAACGATAACGGAGATATTGTAGGGGTTGTCCTTCCTGTGACGTTCAATGGTTGTGCTAAAGGGGATTTAGAAGAAGGCACCCTCTATTACATGGGAGTCGTACCGGAGTATCGAGGATTTGGTTTTGCCAAAGATCTTTTGTTGCAAGGAACGCGGATATTGCAAGAGATCGGAGCTTGGCGAATATTTTGCGATACGGCCGTTGTGAATGTGCGAATGATTTCGGCATTCAAGCAGGTTGGCTATCGGCAGTATGGCGAACCCTGGGAACGCCCTGTTTAA